In the Campylobacter sp. RM6914 genome, one interval contains:
- a CDS encoding response regulator transcription factor: protein MARILIVEDETMLLDMMCEYLSGENFEVKGVKSYDEALSLAYESNFDLWIFDVKIIGGNGFELLKELRTSGQTTPCIFTTSLNTINDVQSGFLSGCDDYIKKPFELKELLLRVQNILKRSFVHNTQNFIKLSDKFSFDMTQGVLYEGDNPVALAKKQSRLLNLLLKNRDKFVTHEEIFSEIWEYNENPSEMSLRVYIAELRKILGKECIKSQSKLGYKYV, encoded by the coding sequence TTGGCTAGGATTTTGATCGTAGAAGACGAAACGATGCTGCTTGATATGATGTGTGAGTATCTAAGTGGTGAAAATTTTGAAGTAAAAGGCGTAAAAAGCTACGATGAAGCGCTTAGCCTTGCTTATGAAAGCAACTTTGACCTTTGGATATTTGATGTGAAGATTATCGGCGGAAACGGCTTTGAGCTTTTAAAAGAACTACGCACATCAGGCCAAACTACACCTTGTATATTTACTACTTCGCTTAACACCATAAACGATGTTCAATCGGGCTTTTTAAGCGGATGTGATGATTACATAAAAAAGCCTTTCGAACTAAAAGAGCTACTTTTAAGAGTACAAAATATCTTAAAACGAAGTTTTGTCCACAACACGCAAAATTTCATTAAACTTAGCGATAAATTTAGCTTTGATATGACACAAGGTGTCTTATATGAGGGCGATAACCCGGTGGCTTTAGCAAAAAAACAATCAAGACTTTTAAATTTACTTCTTAAAAATCGTGATAAATTTGTAACTCACGAGGAAATTTTCTCAGAAATTTGGGAATACAATGAGAATCCAAGCGAGATGAGTTTGCGAGTTTATATCGCCGAACTCCGTAAAATTCTAGGCAAAGAGTGCATAAAAAGCCAGTCAAAACTAGGATATAAGTATGTCTAA
- a CDS encoding sensor histidine kinase, which translates to MSKNRHILPIFLLYFLTSTAFLAFFGYVFYEREKHFIIDKDSFDMRELRRDLHMKLQFSGELTREDFSEILAFVVNLKTQEIVKEDFRVKPGTPRRYIEANEAISQFVLHDRMRKNEYFVAIKTTGLGEKLLALKMQILFVSLGILAAILLIAYLIIRLSLRPLYEKIEFLDGFLRDTTHEINTPLSVILMSIELFKNNPEKYLANIKTAAMTLSNLYEDLAMIKFNKTDESVQEVNLADMLKERAEYFGTSLNAKGISLSLNTDEFTLTTSKFKIRKIIDNLLSNAVKYCNEGGRIELNLSQNSLNISNTGEGIAKQNLPHIFELYTRFDKRNGGFGVGLNLVKKFCDELGFKINCTSDKDKTQFIVKFKA; encoded by the coding sequence ATGTCTAAAAATCGCCATATTTTGCCTATTTTTTTACTTTATTTTTTAACCAGTACGGCTTTTTTGGCGTTTTTTGGCTATGTGTTTTACGAAAGAGAGAAGCATTTTATAATAGACAAAGACTCCTTTGATATGAGAGAACTAAGGCGTGACTTGCATATGAAGTTGCAATTTAGTGGAGAGCTTACTAGGGAGGATTTTAGTGAAATTTTAGCCTTTGTCGTAAATTTAAAAACGCAAGAGATTGTAAAAGAGGATTTTCGCGTAAAGCCAGGCACACCAAGACGATATATCGAGGCAAATGAAGCGATTTCTCAGTTTGTTTTGCATGATAGGATGCGAAAAAACGAGTATTTTGTAGCGATCAAAACTACGGGTCTTGGCGAAAAACTACTTGCGTTAAAGATGCAAATTTTGTTTGTTTCACTTGGAATTCTAGCGGCGATCTTACTTATCGCTTATCTTATCATAAGGCTTTCTTTGCGCCCACTTTATGAGAAGATAGAGTTTTTAGATGGATTTTTACGAGATACTACGCACGAGATAAATACGCCTTTAAGCGTAATCTTGATGAGTATCGAGCTTTTTAAAAATAACCCAGAAAAATACCTTGCAAATATAAAAACAGCAGCTATGACACTTTCAAATTTATATGAAGACTTGGCGATGATTAAATTTAATAAAACCGATGAGAGCGTGCAAGAGGTAAATTTAGCCGATATGCTTAAAGAAAGAGCTGAATATTTCGGTACTTCTTTAAATGCAAAAGGCATAAGCTTAAGCCTAAATACTGATGAGTTTACGCTAACAACCTCAAAATTTAAAATTCGCAAAATCATCGACAACTTGCTCTCAAACGCTGTAAAATACTGCAACGAAGGCGGGAGAATAGAGTTAAATTTAAGCCAAAATAGTCTTAATATCTCAAATACGGGCGAGGGCATAGCAAAGCAAAATTTGCCTCATATTTTTGAGCTTTATACTAGGTTTGACAAGCGAAACGGCGGCTTTGGCGTAGGACTAAATTTAGTAAAAAAATTTTGTGACGAGCTTGGGTTTAAGATAAACTGCACAAGCGATAAAGACAAAACGCAGTTTATCGTTAAATTTAAAGCATAA
- a CDS encoding glycosyltransferase produces MKVLFVVSTLRAGGAERVCALLASKFSLEHESVLVKFDKDEPFYELHENVKLINLNQGVDELGILGNIKKRLGKIFSLRRIVKEGKFDVVISFLDTTNLLVLSSTLGLKTPVIISEHTSFDKLSSKTIKTLKRILYPRASALSVLTKADAKLYAKYCKIVNVIHNPLFIKPNLSNTKKENLVIFVGRLVGLKNCEMFIEVAKNLNSSGYKFIVAGDGNERKRLEDLSNKLGADVKFLGNVTNIGELYAKAKFILSTSKVEGLGNTLIEAVAFDCVRIATKTSGACELITNGYNGILCEISNSKAMSESLKSLMNDEQEQRRLATNARLGLNEFSLENIYERWLYLLKMAGVKIQGA; encoded by the coding sequence ATGAAAGTTTTATTTGTTGTCTCAACTTTAAGAGCAGGAGGCGCGGAACGAGTTTGCGCGCTTTTGGCATCTAAATTTAGCCTAGAGCACGAAAGCGTTTTGGTAAAATTTGACAAAGATGAGCCGTTTTATGAACTTCACGAAAATGTAAAGCTCATAAATTTAAACCAAGGCGTAGACGAGCTTGGAATTCTTGGTAACATAAAAAAACGTCTGGGTAAAATTTTTAGCCTACGACGCATAGTAAAAGAGGGAAAATTTGACGTCGTCATCTCCTTTTTAGATACTACGAATTTGCTGGTTTTATCAAGCACGTTAGGACTAAAAACTCCTGTAATAATCAGCGAACATACAAGCTTTGACAAGCTTTCTTCTAAGACGATAAAAACACTAAAACGCATACTCTATCCTCGTGCAAGTGCTTTAAGTGTCTTAACAAAAGCTGACGCAAAACTCTACGCCAAATACTGCAAAATCGTAAATGTGATACACAACCCGCTATTTATAAAACCAAATTTATCAAACACTAAAAAAGAAAATTTAGTCATATTTGTAGGGCGTTTGGTAGGTCTTAAAAACTGTGAAATGTTTATCGAAGTAGCAAAAAATTTAAACTCGAGTGGCTATAAATTTATAGTCGCAGGAGACGGCAATGAGAGAAAAAGGCTTGAGGACTTGTCAAATAAACTCGGAGCAGATGTCAAATTTTTAGGCAATGTTACAAACATCGGCGAACTTTATGCAAAAGCTAAATTTATACTCTCAACCTCTAAAGTAGAAGGACTTGGCAACACTCTAATCGAAGCTGTGGCATTTGACTGTGTAAGGATAGCAACCAAAACAAGCGGAGCATGCGAGCTCATAACAAACGGCTATAACGGAATTTTATGTGAAATTTCAAATTCTAAGGCTATGAGCGAGAGCCTAAAAAGTCTCATGAACGACGAGCAAGAGCAACGCAGACTAGCCACAAATGCAAGACTTGGACTTAATGAATTTAGTCTTGAAAATATCTATGAACGCTGGCTTTACCTTTTAAAAATGGCCGGCGTAAAAATACAAGGCGCATAA
- a CDS encoding STT3 domain-containing protein, with amino-acid sequence MNKILDFIKNFHLSKQLFLLIFLAFCLSVIARLYWVFWASSFVGFFHNNELMISTNDGYAFAEGTRDMLAGFHQPNDLSYFGSSLSTLTFWIVKLFDLNIESVMIYLSVILSSLVVIPIILIAREYNALKAGFIAALLGSVANSYYNRTMAGYYDTDMLIIVFGVFLIWGVIRVLESKDAKSLIIAPITILAYMWWYLSAFSLIAATTILLAFYTLVFDRKNALNYILIAFMLLAISNFDQYAKFALILAIYLVILFKKSLLTLKISIAILVGAFAFFAINGGLNPIIFQLKFYVFRNVSELSNLSFHYFNVNQTIQESGIVDLVLFCERISGHVLTFAVSLFGTLLLCIKKRSFIVALGMLLLGFLALKGGLRFTIYAVPVMAIGFGYVIVFVLEKLKFSGILFKTVYIFIAVLSLYPVATHIYNYKISPVFDAKEVRVLDELKRISGREDYVLTWWDYGYPIRYYSDVKTLIDGGKHLGRDNFAVSFALGENQTSSVNMARLEVEYTERNFNEKFGANLNQILKEYESQDVNLFLNSLNDKSFKLPKKTREIYYYLPERMLNIFPTILQFSRLDLKTGQKWNDPVFFTTKYFRQDSDKIALANGITITSDMRNIVAGNNKIQVNSFLETKYNENGKLEVTEYNFDTNAKIYIIFMRDYGRFLVIDESMFNSVFIQLFALERYDEELFEPVILDSATKIYRLKK; translated from the coding sequence ATGAATAAAATTTTAGACTTTATTAAAAATTTCCATCTTTCCAAGCAGCTATTTTTATTAATTTTTCTTGCTTTTTGCCTTAGCGTTATAGCAAGACTTTACTGGGTATTTTGGGCAAGTAGTTTTGTTGGATTTTTCCACAACAACGAACTGATGATAAGCACAAACGATGGCTATGCGTTTGCCGAGGGCACCAGAGATATGCTTGCTGGTTTTCATCAACCAAATGACCTAAGCTACTTTGGCTCGTCGCTTTCGACACTTACATTTTGGATTGTCAAACTTTTTGACCTTAACATAGAAAGCGTCATGATCTATCTAAGCGTTATCTTAAGCTCGCTAGTTGTCATCCCTATCATATTAATCGCACGCGAATACAACGCGCTAAAAGCTGGCTTTATCGCGGCACTTTTAGGCTCTGTGGCAAACAGCTACTATAACCGCACGATGGCTGGGTATTATGATACCGATATGCTTATTATCGTGTTTGGAGTGTTTTTGATATGGGGTGTTATAAGGGTGCTTGAGAGTAAAGACGCAAAAAGCCTCATCATCGCCCCCATTACCATCCTAGCCTATATGTGGTGGTATTTAAGCGCCTTTTCACTCATAGCAGCGACTACTATTTTACTAGCTTTTTACACGCTTGTATTTGATAGAAAAAACGCTCTAAACTACATACTTATCGCATTCATGCTACTGGCGATATCAAATTTTGACCAATACGCAAAATTTGCTTTGATTTTGGCGATCTATCTTGTGATTTTATTTAAAAAAAGCCTTTTAACTCTTAAAATTTCGATCGCCATTTTAGTTGGAGCATTTGCCTTTTTTGCGATAAACGGAGGTCTTAATCCAATAATCTTTCAGCTAAAGTTTTATGTGTTTAGAAACGTTAGCGAACTTTCGAATTTAAGCTTTCATTATTTTAACGTAAACCAAACCATACAAGAGTCAGGCATCGTCGATCTAGTGCTATTTTGCGAGCGCATAAGCGGTCATGTTTTGACATTTGCGGTTTCACTTTTTGGCACACTTTTACTTTGTATAAAAAAGCGTTCATTTATAGTTGCTTTGGGTATGCTTTTGCTGGGATTTTTAGCGCTTAAAGGCGGACTTAGGTTTACGATTTATGCAGTACCTGTCATGGCTATAGGTTTTGGATATGTCATAGTTTTTGTTCTTGAAAAGCTTAAATTTTCAGGAATTTTATTTAAAACCGTCTATATTTTTATAGCCGTTTTATCGCTTTATCCTGTAGCAACTCACATTTATAACTATAAAATTTCGCCCGTTTTTGATGCAAAAGAGGTTCGAGTGCTTGATGAGTTAAAACGTATCTCAGGGCGTGAGGATTATGTTTTGACTTGGTGGGATTATGGTTATCCTATAAGGTATTACAGTGATGTTAAGACCTTGATAGATGGCGGAAAACACCTTGGAAGAGATAACTTTGCAGTTAGTTTTGCACTTGGCGAAAACCAGACAAGCTCAGTCAATATGGCTCGTCTTGAAGTTGAATATACAGAGCGAAATTTCAACGAAAAATTTGGCGCAAATTTAAACCAAATTTTAAAAGAATATGAAAGCCAAGATGTGAATTTATTTTTAAATTCACTTAACGATAAAAGCTTTAAACTACCAAAAAAAACGCGTGAAATTTACTACTATCTACCGGAGCGCATGCTAAATATCTTCCCAACGATCTTGCAGTTTTCAAGACTTGATCTAAAAACAGGACAAAAATGGAACGATCCTGTATTTTTTACGACAAAATACTTTAGGCAAGACAGCGATAAAATAGCACTTGCAAACGGTATAACAATCACAAGCGACATGAGAAATATAGTAGCCGGCAACAACAAGATCCAAGTAAATAGCTTTTTAGAAACAAAATATAACGAAAACGGCAAGCTTGAAGTAACTGAATACAACTTTGATACGAATGCAAAAATTTATATCATTTTCATGCGTGACTACGGACGTTTTTTGGTAATTGACGAGAGTATGTTTAACTCTGTTTTTATCCAGCTTTTTGCACTTGAAAGATATGACGAAGAGCTTTTTGAGCCGGTTATATTAGATAGTGCAACTAAAATTTATAGGTTGAAGAAATGA
- a CDS encoding glycosyltransferase family 2 protein, with the protein MNEVKISVIIPTFNRPELLKKALSSALNQTYKNLEIIVSDDANDETAKQICEKFSDKRVRYVKNKTHAKSPNGNKNNGFDNASGEFVCILDDDDELCLEAISECFSYIKEGYKCVFADGVCEIDGKITDKIAGRNPYQNSCEMSKIDYHCGRITGEYFKLFSREFIEGFRFDEKSFGGENELYIRFFENRVFYHKKPLYIYRINRADSATTNADKHAKGVAYAYLKTAKICHDIAIKHNPKFLCLQYKNAAYYAKIAGDYKLMLSCIARSFKISICKENLAFLAVCFLPNSAIKSLSNFRVWIKKRFGV; encoded by the coding sequence ATGAACGAAGTAAAAATAAGCGTTATCATCCCGACGTTTAACCGTCCCGAACTTTTAAAAAAGGCGCTAAGCTCGGCACTTAATCAAACTTATAAAAATTTAGAGATCATTGTTAGCGATGATGCAAATGATGAAACAGCAAAACAAATTTGCGAGAAATTTAGCGATAAAAGAGTAAGATACGTTAAAAATAAAACTCACGCCAAAAGCCCAAACGGCAACAAAAACAATGGCTTTGACAACGCAAGCGGCGAGTTTGTATGCATACTTGACGATGACGATGAGCTTTGTTTAGAGGCGATAAGTGAGTGCTTTAGCTACATCAAAGAGGGCTATAAATGTGTATTTGCAGACGGAGTGTGTGAGATAGACGGCAAGATCACAGATAAGATCGCGGGACGAAATCCATACCAAAACAGCTGCGAGATGAGCAAGATCGACTATCACTGCGGACGCATTACAGGGGAGTATTTTAAGCTATTTTCACGCGAATTTATAGAGGGATTTAGGTTTGACGAGAAGAGTTTTGGCGGCGAAAACGAGCTTTATATACGCTTTTTTGAAAACAGAGTTTTTTATCACAAAAAGCCTCTTTATATATACCGTATAAACCGAGCCGATAGCGCTACCACAAATGCCGACAAACACGCAAAAGGCGTGGCTTATGCCTACTTAAAAACTGCCAAAATTTGTCACGATATAGCCATAAAGCACAATCCCAAATTTCTTTGTTTGCAATATAAAAATGCCGCTTACTACGCAAAGATCGCGGGGGATTATAAGCTTATGCTAAGCTGTATCGCGCGTAGCTTCAAGATAAGCATTTGTAAAGAAAATTTAGCCTTTCTAGCAGTCTGTTTCTTGCCAAATTCAGCCATAAAATCACTCTCAAATTTTAGAGTATGGATTAAAAAAAGGTTTGGCGTATGA
- a CDS encoding DUF1104 domain-containing protein, which yields MKKLVLAAMLVAGSVFAAPFEKNTNDELYAMIATSDAKTLGEISFEIHKRVGKLHREAMDIRGGFHDKMYEKMSKMKPEDRDKFMRDFRDSFGNKIDALSVKEARGMGLYGMGMGRGNCDMRMGGRWKDGGMRMSGCCDGFARGMGRLRGEILEPK from the coding sequence ATGAAAAAGTTAGTTTTAGCGGCAATGTTGGTCGCAGGTAGTGTATTTGCAGCACCGTTTGAGAAAAACACAAACGACGAGTTATATGCGATGATAGCCACAAGCGATGCAAAAACGCTTGGCGAGATATCTTTTGAAATTCACAAAAGAGTGGGCAAACTTCATCGTGAGGCGATGGACATAAGAGGCGGTTTTCATGACAAGATGTATGAAAAGATGTCAAAAATGAAACCTGAAGATAGAGATAAATTTATGAGGGACTTTAGAGACTCTTTTGGCAATAAAATTGACGCCTTAAGCGTCAAAGAAGCAAGAGGCATGGGGCTTTACGGTATGGGAATGGGCCGAGGTAATTGCGACATGAGAATGGGCGGCAGATGGAAAGACGGCGGTATGAGAATGAGTGGATGTTGTGATGGTTTTGCTAGAGGCATGGGTAGATTAAGAGGTGAAATTCTTGAGCCAAAATAG
- the pglJ gene encoding N-acetylgalactosamine-N,N'-diacetylbacillosaminyl-diphospho-undecaprenol 4-alpha-N-acetylgalactosaminyltransferase codes for MKKLCLFLYSMGPGGAERVVSNLLPYLKENFEVHLVLMSNVIAYPIPSEVKLHFIENSNPYENKIKKLFRLFFALPMLAFKFKKLCLQLNIDTYFVLMNRPCYIALLARILGLKGRMVISERSCPSVIYKNGVSGFFNRVFMKILYPKADLILANAKGNADDLIQNFGCDKAKTKVLYNALNLDEIKKAQNEPLESEFRPFFINIGRLDSGKNQAMLIRAIASINDKRATLGILGKGGLKNELANLIKELNVSKRVRLLGTDKNPFKHIKNASCLLCASRFEGFSNVLIEALACEKTIITTEHKSGAKELIGDDEYGILVPVDDEDAMQKAMIKVLNEPEMRAKFEAKAYQKAKEFDSRNIANELMSYL; via the coding sequence ATGAAAAAATTATGTCTGTTTTTATACTCAATGGGTCCAGGAGGCGCAGAACGCGTGGTGTCAAATTTACTTCCTTATTTAAAGGAAAACTTTGAAGTCCATCTAGTGCTTATGAGCAATGTCATAGCCTACCCTATCCCAAGCGAAGTCAAACTACATTTTATAGAAAATTCAAATCCCTACGAAAACAAGATAAAAAAGCTTTTTAGGCTATTTTTTGCCTTGCCGATGCTAGCTTTTAAATTTAAAAAACTCTGCCTACAACTTAACATCGATACTTATTTTGTCCTGATGAATCGCCCATGTTATATCGCCTTGCTGGCTAGGATTTTAGGGCTTAAAGGACGCATGGTGATAAGTGAAAGGAGCTGTCCGTCCGTGATATACAAAAACGGCGTAAGCGGCTTTTTCAACCGAGTATTTATGAAAATTTTATATCCAAAAGCGGATTTGATACTAGCTAACGCAAAAGGAAATGCCGACGATCTGATACAAAATTTCGGCTGTGATAAGGCAAAGACAAAAGTTCTTTACAACGCTTTAAATTTAGATGAGATAAAAAAAGCTCAAAACGAGCCGCTAGAAAGTGAATTTAGGCCCTTTTTTATAAATATCGGACGTCTTGATAGCGGTAAAAATCAAGCCATGTTGATACGCGCTATAGCAAGCATAAACGACAAAAGAGCAACACTTGGCATACTGGGAAAAGGCGGGCTAAAAAACGAGCTTGCAAATTTAATAAAAGAGCTTAATGTAAGCAAAAGAGTAAGGCTTCTTGGCACAGATAAAAACCCATTTAAACATATCAAAAATGCATCGTGCCTGCTTTGCGCATCGCGTTTTGAAGGCTTTTCAAATGTGCTTATAGAAGCTTTAGCATGTGAAAAAACGATAATCACAACAGAACACAAAAGCGGTGCAAAAGAGCTTATCGGCGACGATGAGTATGGGATTTTAGTGCCGGTTGATGACGAAGACGCTATGCAAAAAGCAATGATAAAAGTGCTAAACGAACCTGAAATGAGAGCAAAATTTGAGGCAAAAGCCTATCAAAAAGCAAAAGAATTTGATAGCAGGAACATCGCAAACGAGCTTATGAGTTATTTGTAG
- a CDS encoding glycosyltransferase family 4 protein — protein MARIGFLSHADMSIYYFRSPIMRALQDLGHEVFAICPKGEYVKRLEAEFKCVTYELDRASINPLTVVSNSNKLSEILQDLNLDLLQTSAHKSNVFGTFAAKKASIKRVINLVEGLGSFYIDNDFKTRIVRKTIETLYKRALNLSDACIFVNEADPKYFLDQGIISAEKIIKIKSVGVDTRKFDPNLIQNADLGDKKVVLMIGRAMWHKGVREFYEAAELLKERKDCKFVYVGEGFDGNKSTADTAFLRDGNVKYLGARDDVAQLLKASYMLVLPSYREGFPRTILEAMSMGRSVVASDVAGCNEAVIDGFNGLLCEMKNSADLAKKIEILLDDESMAKRFGENGRKLAVAEFDEREIAKKYIEVYRKFIDV, from the coding sequence GTGGCTAGGATAGGTTTTCTTTCGCATGCCGATATGAGCATTTACTATTTTAGAAGCCCAATAATGCGTGCTTTGCAAGATTTGGGACACGAGGTCTTTGCTATCTGTCCAAAGGGCGAATATGTAAAAAGGCTTGAAGCGGAGTTTAAGTGCGTTACTTATGAGCTTGACAGGGCTAGTATAAATCCGCTCACCGTCGTTTCAAACTCAAACAAACTAAGTGAAATTTTACAAGATCTAAATTTAGACCTGCTTCAAACTTCGGCTCATAAATCAAACGTTTTTGGCACGTTTGCCGCTAAAAAAGCAAGCATAAAACGCGTGATAAATTTAGTTGAGGGGCTTGGAAGCTTTTATATAGATAACGACTTTAAAACGCGAATAGTGCGTAAAACGATCGAGACTTTATACAAGCGCGCCTTAAATTTAAGCGATGCGTGTATATTTGTAAATGAGGCCGATCCCAAATATTTTTTAGATCAAGGCATAATTAGTGCGGAAAAAATCATCAAAATCAAAAGCGTGGGCGTGGATACGCGTAAATTTGATCCAAATTTGATCCAAAATGCAGATTTGGGCGATAAAAAAGTCGTTTTGATGATAGGACGTGCGATGTGGCATAAGGGCGTGAGAGAATTTTACGAAGCGGCGGAGCTTTTGAAGGAGCGCAAAGACTGCAAATTCGTCTATGTCGGAGAGGGCTTTGATGGTAACAAAAGCACGGCTGATACGGCATTTTTAAGAGACGGAAACGTAAAATATCTAGGCGCAAGAGATGACGTGGCGCAGCTTCTCAAAGCTTCATATATGCTTGTGCTTCCAAGCTATCGCGAGGGCTTTCCGCGCACGATTTTAGAGGCTATGAGTATGGGGCGCAGCGTTGTGGCAAGTGATGTGGCTGGATGTAATGAAGCTGTAATAGATGGCTTTAACGGGCTACTTTGTGAGATGAAAAACTCTGCTGATTTGGCTAAAAAGATAGAAATTTTGCTAGATGACGAGAGTATGGCAAAGCGTTTTGGCGAAAACGGACGAAAGCTTGCGGTGGCTGAGTTTGACGAGCGAGAGATCGCTAAAAAATATATTGAAGTTTATAGGAAATTTATCGATGTATAG
- a CDS encoding glycosyltransferase family 25 protein: MKFPIFLISLQKDSARREVLKSLFKSYDEFVLTSAVDGREMSAKEYFAYADTSLKAYGKLLSPAEIGCALSHAKAYEAFLATDAKLALIFEDDVMGDDSKIQKAFEYAKLLPPNGILICGGTDGLEGRFSAFGKCIKRGEISDAKDDTLFEVSPNSYGVIYRATAYILTRKAAKALLETHKKAVCVADLWGYLLKSNKLKMYYADIFAHPLDLTNSNLETERQKRGYKPSFKTYLNSLKFIILSRFDRFILGHERIFKR, from the coding sequence ATGAAATTTCCTATCTTTTTAATCTCTCTTCAAAAAGATAGCGCAAGAAGAGAAGTGCTTAAAAGCTTGTTTAAAAGTTACGATGAGTTTGTTTTAACTAGCGCCGTTGATGGACGCGAGATGAGCGCGAAAGAGTATTTTGCTTATGCCGATACCTCACTTAAAGCCTACGGCAAACTTCTAAGCCCCGCAGAGATCGGCTGTGCACTTTCTCACGCAAAAGCATATGAGGCATTTTTAGCCACAGATGCCAAACTAGCACTTATCTTCGAAGACGATGTTATGGGCGATGATAGCAAGATACAAAAAGCTTTTGAGTATGCAAAACTTTTACCACCAAACGGCATACTTATATGCGGTGGCACGGACGGTCTTGAGGGTAGATTTTCGGCATTTGGCAAATGCATAAAAAGAGGTGAAATTTCAGACGCTAAAGACGATACGCTATTTGAAGTCTCGCCAAATTCATACGGCGTGATATACCGAGCAACGGCATATATCCTAACTCGCAAAGCAGCCAAGGCTTTGCTTGAAACACACAAAAAGGCTGTTTGCGTGGCGGATTTATGGGGTTATTTGCTAAAAAGTAATAAATTAAAAATGTATTATGCCGATATTTTTGCACATCCACTTGACCTAACCAACTCCAACCTAGAAACAGAGCGACAAAAACGCGGATACAAACCAAGTTTTAAAACCTATCTAAATAGCTTAAAATTTATCATCTTGTCACGTTTTGATAGATTTATTTTGGGACATGAGAGGATATTTAAAAGATGA
- a CDS encoding glycosyltransferase, which yields MKILFVIAALRNGGAERVLSIVSSELAKDNEVYIAVLEENLGLYEFNSNIKFIYPKIYGSSRLLSKIKKIFALRKCFKEINPDVIISFIDWTNVACVAANLGLGYKHIATEHHANEYLTSAKFRLIRDLAYKRVDMLSVLSKSDFEYYNFVKNRTILHNPCFLASPIYCKKENIILSVGRLEKVKGYDVYLDALKKVPKELLNGWRIVIAGDGSLRGKLEQKAKEYGLEVEFLGHVNDVAPLYEKAKIFVISSRSEGLSNVLIEAANFNCARISSDTVGAKELIRNGIDGLIFENQNKDDLAFMLEEILNDDNLRKKIAQNAKDKVDEFSVANIMKKWRKVIEETVKQ from the coding sequence ATGAAAATTTTATTTGTCATAGCAGCTCTTAGAAACGGTGGAGCAGAGCGCGTTTTGAGCATAGTCTCAAGCGAACTTGCCAAAGATAACGAAGTTTATATAGCAGTCTTGGAAGAAAATTTAGGACTTTACGAATTTAACTCAAATATCAAATTTATCTATCCTAAAATTTATGGCTCAAGCAGACTTCTTTCTAAGATAAAAAAAATTTTTGCACTACGTAAATGCTTTAAAGAGATAAATCCCGATGTCATTATAAGCTTTATCGACTGGACAAATGTAGCTTGTGTGGCGGCAAATTTGGGACTTGGATATAAACATATCGCAACAGAACATCACGCAAACGAGTATCTTACGTCGGCTAAATTTAGACTTATACGCGACCTTGCCTATAAGCGCGTTGACATGCTTAGTGTGCTTAGTAAAAGCGACTTTGAGTATTACAACTTCGTAAAAAACCGCACTATCTTGCACAATCCTTGTTTTTTAGCAAGTCCCATCTACTGCAAAAAAGAAAACATCATCTTAAGCGTTGGTCGTCTTGAAAAAGTAAAAGGATACGATGTGTATTTAGACGCCTTAAAAAAGGTACCAAAAGAGCTTTTAAACGGGTGGCGCATAGTTATAGCAGGAGACGGAAGTCTTAGAGGCAAGCTAGAACAAAAGGCAAAAGAATATGGCTTAGAGGTTGAATTTTTAGGTCATGTAAACGATGTTGCGCCGCTTTATGAAAAGGCTAAAATTTTTGTCATATCATCAAGAAGCGAAGGCCTTTCAAATGTCTTGATCGAAGCGGCAAATTTTAACTGTGCTCGCATCTCAAGCGATACCGTCGGCGCAAAAGAGCTTATAAGAAACGGCATAGACGGACTTATCTTTGAAAATCAAAACAAAGACGACTTAGCATTCATGCTTGAAGAAATTTTAAATGATGATAATTTACGCAAAAAAATCGCACAAAACGCCAAGGATAAAGTCGACGAATTTAGTGTAGCAAATATCATGAAAAAGTGGCGTAAAGTGATAGAAGAAACGGTAAAACAATGA